A window of Mucilaginibacter paludis DSM 18603 contains these coding sequences:
- a CDS encoding DKNYY domain-containing protein — protein sequence MSVSIIKRVGVTAIIVFLLFLLTFTVAMFLSDSKGPDSNVIDDHGQKIGGVFIRYQNQIYAAVPSNGYYLIKEADANSFKLVDDSYQNRQFGIDKNHAYCGNLVIKDFNPATAKAIGNDYFTDGKQTCYCASMSVRNEALSIASELGQRSLHGFGIYDKPQTYIYPLTKLEAGYAPYRAILKTEVVTNGTLSYYQGKILPQTHAAGLRQISELYNDGGIRESQHYLADGQSVYYKNTRLPLHDHPDLHAIVIDGQSQTDYLIDPKQGMVYVNDIPFDKQYSPYHVLSLNGEHVYHSLFLSKDGVFYFDKQEKKVLRIKDNPFGSGGFKEIAPLIFSDGHQILYTEASQIWGGYRNPGLKSESTHIFRLDEPTTGTWQKIGMVNGSFGSVWKNGNTYYYFDQLGYSQLINQTIYRITDQATVDALLFPEIRTDDIRKLVDKGHLAKVKRTELLEVKTKFSNGPGEVIWIVSAVFIGIQLIIWVLRKLGIKSPLASKISTLK from the coding sequence ATGAGCGTAAGCATTATTAAACGTGTCGGGGTTACGGCAATCATAGTATTTCTATTGTTTTTATTAACATTTACGGTAGCTATGTTCTTATCAGACAGCAAGGGGCCGGATAGCAATGTTATAGATGATCATGGACAGAAAATAGGTGGGGTATTTATCCGTTATCAAAACCAGATATATGCAGCCGTGCCGAGTAATGGATACTATCTGATCAAGGAGGCTGATGCCAATAGCTTCAAACTGGTTGACGACAGCTACCAAAACCGACAGTTCGGTATAGATAAAAATCACGCTTACTGCGGCAACCTCGTTATCAAAGATTTCAATCCGGCTACAGCCAAAGCAATCGGAAATGATTATTTTACCGATGGTAAGCAAACCTGCTACTGCGCCTCAATGAGTGTGAGAAATGAGGCCTTATCAATTGCTTCAGAATTAGGTCAGCGGAGTTTACATGGTTTCGGCATATACGATAAACCACAGACCTATATTTACCCACTCACTAAACTTGAGGCCGGATACGCGCCTTATCGCGCCATCCTGAAAACGGAGGTTGTGACTAACGGAACCTTGTCTTATTACCAAGGTAAAATTCTTCCTCAAACGCATGCTGCGGGCCTCAGACAAATTTCAGAATTGTACAATGATGGTGGTATTCGTGAAAGTCAACACTATCTGGCAGATGGCCAATCGGTGTATTACAAAAATACAAGGTTGCCACTTCATGATCATCCTGATTTGCACGCCATAGTTATTGATGGCCAAAGCCAGACGGATTATCTTATAGATCCAAAGCAGGGTATGGTTTACGTAAATGATATACCTTTCGACAAGCAGTACAGTCCTTATCACGTGTTGTCTCTAAACGGAGAACATGTTTATCATTCTTTATTTCTAAGCAAGGATGGGGTTTTTTACTTTGATAAGCAGGAAAAGAAAGTTTTGAGGATCAAGGACAATCCTTTCGGTAGTGGTGGTTTCAAAGAAATTGCACCACTTATTTTTTCAGATGGTCATCAAATTCTATATACAGAAGCCAGCCAGATTTGGGGCGGGTATAGAAATCCGGGACTTAAATCCGAGTCAACCCATATTTTTAGATTGGATGAACCCACAACAGGAACATGGCAGAAAATCGGTATGGTTAATGGTAGCTTTGGATCGGTCTGGAAAAATGGGAACACCTATTATTACTTTGACCAACTTGGCTATTCTCAACTGATTAACCAAACCATTTACCGCATTACTGATCAGGCTACGGTTGATGCTTTGTTATTCCCCGAAATCCGGACTGACGACATTCGCAAGCTCGTAGACAAGGGGCACCTGGCAAAGGTTAAACGCACGGAATTACTTGAAGTAAAGACGAAGTTTTCGAACGGCCCTGGAGAGGTAATATGGATTGTATCAGCTGTATTTATAGGTATTCAACTGATAATATGGGTGCTCAGGAAATTAGGTATCAAGAGCCCTTTAGCATCAAAGATCAGCACCTTAAAGTGA